The sequence below is a genomic window from Oncorhynchus nerka isolate Pitt River linkage group LG7, Oner_Uvic_2.0, whole genome shotgun sequence.
TCAGTCTTCCTCTGTCTAAAAGCCCATCAGGTGTAACAGGGATAGTGTAACAGGGGTGGTGTAACAGGGGTAGTGTAACAGGGGTAGTGTAACAGGGGTGGTTCAGTCTTCTTCTGTCTAAAAGCCCATCAGGTGTAACAGGGGTAGTGTAACAGGGGTGGTTCAGTCTTCTTCTGTCTAAAAGCCCATcaggtgtaacaggggtggtGTAACAGGGGTAGTGTAACAGGGGTGGTGTAACAGGGGTAGTGTAACAGGGGTGGTTCAGTCTTCCTCTGTCTAAAAGCCCATCAGGTGTAACAGGGGTAGTGTAACAGGGGTAGTGTAACAGGGGTGGTTCAGTCTTCCTCTGTCTAAAAGCCCATcaggtgtaacaggggtggtGTAACAGGGGTGGTGTAACAGGGGTGGTGTAACAGGGGTAGTGTAACAGGGGTGGTGTAACAGGGGTAGTGTAACAGGGGTGGTGTAACAGGGGTGGTGTAACGGGGTAGTGTAACAGGGGTGGTGTAACAGGGGTGGTGTAACAGGGGTAGTGTAACAGGGGTAGTGTAACAGGGGTGGTGTAACAGGGGTGGTGTAACAGGGGTGGTGTAACAGGGGTGGTGTAACAGGGGTAGTGTAACAGGGGTGGTGTAACAGGGGTGGTGTAACAGGGGTAGTGTAACAGGGGTGGTGTAACAGGGGTGGTGTAACAGGGGTAGTGTAACAGGGGTGGTGTAACAGGGTGGTGTAACAGGGGTGGTGTAACAGGGGTAGTGTAACAGGGGGGTGGTGTAACAGGGGTGGTGTAACAGGGGTAGTGTAACAGGGGTAGTGTAACAGGGGTAGTGTAACAGGGGTGGTGTAACAGGGGTGGTGTAACAGGGGTGGTGTAACAGGGGTAGTGTAACAGGGGTGGTGTAACAGGGGTGGTGTAACAGGGGTGGTGTAACAGGGTGGTGTAACAGGGGTGGTGTAACAGGGTAGTGTAACAGGGGGGTGTAACAGGGGTGGTGTAACAGGGGTGGTGTAACAGGGGTGGTGTAACAGGGGTGGTGTAACAGGGGTAGTGTAACAGGGGTAGTGTTACAGGGGTGGTGTAACAGGGGTGGTGTAACAGGGGTAGTGTAACAGGGGTGGTGTAACAGGGGTGGTGTAACAGGGGTAGTGTAACAGGGGTAGTGTAACAGGGGTGGTGTAACAGGGGTGGTGTAACAGGGGTGGTGTAACAGGGGTAGTGTAACAGGGGTGGTGTAACAGGGGTGGTGTAACAGGGGTGGTTCAGCGAACCACATTCACTGGATTTTTAGATTAATCTTGCCAGAAACCTGAATACTTGTGTTAGCTCCCCTAGTTgttgcctaggctttagctcagtgggttAGGTCTACTGTGATTTAGCACTTCATCCAATTATTGTTTTGTccaaatgaataaataaaaacaaagagGGAGATGAATGAGGCAGCGTTTACTGCCTTtaactaattctctctctctccctctaacagtTTTTCCCGGTAATGTGTAAATGACATAATGCTTTGTGAGGTATCGATCTTTTCTCTCCCAAAGAGAACCGGAAGTCAGTTTCCTTATATGGTTCTATGGCAACAACAGGACGAAGGTCTCCCTCTATGCGTAGTGCCGTGGCCTGTGCGTAACCACGGAGATACATTGCAGCAACCACTGCAGCCCACGCAAGCTGTGTTTTATTACCCGGGGAAACAGAGAATCCTCTCTACTACCTTCAGAAACTACTCAGACAcctttgactttttacacattgtgttacattacagccttattctaaaatggattcaaataaaacaatttcctctgtaatctatacacaataccccataatgacaaagcaaaaacaggtttatagacataaaaaaaacaactgaaatatgACAATTACATGACATCACTGCCAAAGATGCCTCAACAatagcactgagtaaagggtttgaatactatttcagtttaaaaaaatgtatacattaacaaaaatttctaaaaccctgttttcactttgtcattatggggtattgagtgtagattgatcAGGGGAAAAaagcaatttaatccattttagaataaggctgtaaaatgtggaaaaagtcaaggggtctgtatatctgtatatcatCCAGGACCGTGTTTCACCAATGTGTCGATCATTAATCTATCatctgatatcctacatccttAACCGATCAATAATCTATCatctgatatcctacatccttAACCGATCAATAATCTATCatctgatatcctacatccttAACCGATCAATAATCTATCatctgatatcctacatccttAACCGATCAATAATCTATCatctgatatcctacatccttAACCTATCAATAATCTATCatctgatatcctacatccttAACCGATCAATAATCTATCatctgatatcctacatccttAACCGATCAATAATCTATCatctgatatcctacatcctgATATCCTAACCGATCAATAATCTATCatctgatatcctacatccttAACCTATCAATAATCTATCatctgatatcctacatccttAACCGATCAATAATCTATCatctgatatcctacatccttAACCAATCAATAATCTATCatctgatatcctacatccttAACCGATCAATAATCTATCatctgatatcctacatccttAACCAATCAATAATCTATCatctgatatcctacatccttAACCGATCAATAATCTATCatctgatatcctacatccttAACCAATCAGCTGATCATGATTTAAAATAGATAAATGACCTATTATtctaatagtaataataaatattatacattatacattactgATTTCATATCTTTCAAAAACCCTGGACATTGtaggactatatatatatatatatatatatatgctagcCTACTCACTTTTTTATCAAATAATAATGCATGATTCATCCGAGACAAACGGTGCTTAGCCAGTGACTCAGCTTGAGATTGAAGGGTCTATGTAGCCAGTGACTCAGCTTGAGATTGAAGGGTCTATGTAGCCAGTGACTCAGCTTGAGATTGAAGGGTCTATGTAGCCAGTGACTCAGCTTGAGATTGAAGGGTCTATGTAGCCAGTGACTCAGCTTGAGATTGAAGGGTCTATGTAGCCAGTGACTCAGCTTGAGATTGAAGGGTCTATGTAGCCAGTGACTCAGCTTGAGATTGAAGGGTCTATGTAGCCAGTGACTCAGCTTGAGATTGAAGGGTCTATGTAGCCAGTGACTCAGCTTGAGATTGAAGGGTCTATGTAGCCAGTGACTCAGCTTGAGATTGAAGGGTCTGTGTAGCCAGTGACTCAGCTTGAGATTGAAGGGTCTATGTAGCCAGTGACTCAGCTTGAGATTGAAGGGTCTATGTAGCCAGTGACTCAGCTTGGGACTGAAGGGTCTATGTAGCCAGTGACTCAGCTTGAGATTGAAGGGTCTATGTAGCCAGTGACTCAGCTTGGGACTGAAGGGTCTATGTAGCTAGTGACTCAGCTTGGGACTGAAGGGTCTATGTAGCCAGTGACTCAGCTTGGGACTGAAGGGTCTATGTAGCCAGTGACTCACCTTGGGACTGAAGGGTCTATGTAGCCTATTCATGCACCTTTTGCTTACTGAATGACATAAACACTTCAATTACACGTATGAGCTCCAATGTATTCGTATTGTATTATTTAATACCCACATAAAAACAATCAAACTATTGATTAAAACCATTTCTAGCATATAGCTGCGTTTCAGCACCTTGGACAGCTCCCCAAGGCGTAAGCCCTCTCTCCAAACCTAATTCATTCACATTGATCAGAATctctactgtggtgtgtgtgtgtgtgtgtatgtcggaAAAAGTCTGCCGGGAATTATTTACGGGAAAGGTGCACACGAGGCAAGCCGCAGTGGGAGGGGCAGGAAGCTGTCGCATTTTTCTGAATGAAATTCCTCTACAGGAGTCCCCTATCACACCCCCCCGTCTCTCCTAGCACCTCATTGGCTGAAGCCCACCAACACTGACGTCAGTCAGACCTTCCTAGTGAAGGACCCTGCGTGCATCAGATCCAGCCAGTCATTCTGGCGTTCGCACCACCCGGAGAAACTGAGAATATGTTATTACTCTGATGGGGACAGTCAGACAAGCCTTTTCTGAGATATAACCAACCATCGATATACCGATACACCGAGACACAAGGACAGCATCACGGCATCACTGTCTCCTGAATACACTGTGAACAGAGCTGATTTGGAAGAATCGTGATCAAGGTATTTTTATCAATAGAAGGTAAGATATtttgcagtgtctgtctgtctgtctgtctgtctgtctgtctgtatgtggtatGTAATGAGTAGATTTTGTAAACGTCAAATGATTTATCAGAGCCAGAGCATATTGACATGGTGTTTCAAGATGCTGGAAATCTGTTACAAAACACTCCCCACTGTACTataggagaagagtggagaggagacacGAGAAGGGCTGCagtcttctcccccttctccctggaGTGTGCACTCCTTCACTCCCCCTCATGGATTAAAAAGCATTGGATGGACGTAGGCTAGACAGGGATTTTTCACCATATGTCTTACATTGCTTTCTATACCTTGTAAATCaatgaggggggggggtgaacatttcagagagaagagtagagatcaggcaatggaatggaatggtcccATAGAAATGGAATGAAATGGTCCCATagcaatggaatggaatggtcccatagcaatggaatggaatggtcccatagaaatggaatggaatggtcccATAGAAATGGAATGGTCCCATagcaatggaatggaatggtcccATAGCAATGGAATGGTCCCATAGCAATGGAATGGTCCCATagcaatggaatggaatggtcccatagaaatggaatggaatggtcccATATAAATGGAATGAAATGGTCCCAGAGCAATGCAATGGTCCCATagcaatggaatggaatggtcccagagcaatggaatggaatggtcccatagaaatggaatggaatggtcccAGAGCAATGCAATGGAATGGTCCCAGagcaatggaatggaatggtcccATAGAAATGGAATGGTCCCAGAGCAATGTGAGGAGCACGCTGAGTCTCTCCTTTGAGAGAGCAGTTTGAGTTGGACCAGTAGTTCAAGTGCCCTTCCTCCTGTGTCATAAAGGCCCGGACCTATTGTGGCCGAAGACCCAGGAGAGGAAGCCActgtagactattgagatgcagccccAGCTCAGGGTTACTCACATGCAgggaagacagaaggagaggaagagctgCTACTATTAGTACAGTAACAACGTGTATTAACAtttctgtatcctctctctctctatctgtctgtctctctttctctctctctctctgtctctctctgtctctctcctctctctctctcttaggtgTGGTGTGTTTGACCCATAATGACCCAAAATGACTCTGACGTCTGGTTCGAGGAGTCTTCAGGTTCAGGGATGTCTTCACCTCTTTCCCTGCTGGACCAATCAGATCCCACGGCCGTGCCTGaggcctctcctctcagcctaTGGGGAGTGGCACTGTGCGTATCGGGAACTCTCATCGTGTCCGAAAACGCCATCGTAGTGGCTGCCATCTTGGCTACGCCTTCTCTCCGCGCTCCTGTCTTCCTACTCCTCGCAAGCCTGGCATTAGCCGACCTGCTGGCGGGCGTGGCCTTGATCCTCCACTTCCTCTTCCTGTTTTGTGTGGAGCCCACGGATTGGTCGGAGCTGATGACGTCAGGGTTGCTGGCGACATCACTGACGGCCTCCCTCCTCAGCCTGATGGGTGTGGCCCTGGATCGTTACCTGTCTCTAAGCCAAGCCCTCACCTACGGCTCCCGCCACTCGCGCCGCTGTGCCGCTGGTCTTCTGGCACTCGTCTGGCTGGGGTCTTGTCTGATTGGCTCGGGGCCGGTGCTGGGGTGGCACTGCCTCAATGACATCACATCCTGTTCCGTTGCGCGACCCCTGACCCGGACATACCTGTCGTTGCTCTGCGGCAGCTTCCTTCTGGTCGTCATGGTCACGCTGCAGCTGTACACCGGGATCTGCCGTGTCGCAAGGAGGCACGCCCACGCCATCGCCACGCAGAGACACTTCCTGCCTGACGACCAATCGTATGCCAGCAAGCACGGGGGCCGGGGTAAGGGACTCTCTCGGCTGTTGTTAGTCCTCGGAGTGTTCGTCAGCTGTTGGACGCCCTTCGCCCTCTACGGTTTGCTGGGCGACGCATCTAGCTCGCCCCTGTATACGTACGCTACGCTAGTGCCGGCGGCGGGGAACTCTCTGCTCAACCCTCTGCTGTATAGCCTGAGGAACAGAGACATACGACTGGTGCTACTGCATGCCTGCTGTCctcacagacacaacacacacaggcctGTTGATGTGTAggatggggacacacacacacagctacattgACTGCCCCATATACGTGAAAAATCAATAGAGAACATCATCATCACTTGCACTTCAGATAAGAAGCAATGAGAATGTACTGTTCCAGAAGACAGCCATCTTGGAATCAGCTGGAATCAAATGTGACGTACTGTATCATCTTAACATGTGCCTCATCCTCACCTAACATGTAGACCATCCAGTCTGATGCAATCACAGAGGTCCAACGTAATTCATCTGGATCCAACATACATGCTTTAGGAGCACGGGAAAGTGGGTCTATACAATGATACTATTATAAGATATTATATTATAAGCCTTTGGATGGTTTGTTGGGACTATATACTATGCTGCTGTCGGTGAACTCCAGAACACTTAGAAAGGGCACTGTCAAAGGCACTGTGACTATCTCTGAAAAGGTTTCAGTTTGCACAATGTTGTTTTTTTATCAAATGTACAAATGTTGTCTTTTTCTACTTCAAAATAAAAGCAAATTTATTTTGTATGCAAAAACTGAAGTAGGGTTTCCCTCATTttactcgcacacacacacgcactcaactGACTTAAAGGTCCagtgcagccatttttatctcaatatcaaatcatttctgggtaacaattaagtaccttcaTCAGCAACGAGTGAGTTTCAATACACAATTAAGTACCTTCATCAGCAACGAGTGGGTTTCAATACACAATTAAGTACCTTCATCAGCAACGAGTGGGTTTGAAATGCGGGGAAGCTCATTTTCGACATATAAattcacctttataataaagcaccATTGTATTTTCAGACCGATGTAATATAACCTGCCATTTTTAATGTGATGAGTAGATCGGATAGTCTTAATTTAAGCTAATGTAACTGTTTGCGTGGCTCAACGTATATAGCGTAGAACCTGGGCGTTAGGCTATATCAGATACGATTCTTCTTTATTTTATGAATATATTTGGCGtagtggtctaaggctctgcatctcagtgcaagaggtgtcgcTACAATCCCTGGTTGGAATccaggccatgattgggagtcccagcgtcgtctgggtttagcCGGtataggccttcattgtaaataagaatttattcttaaagGACTTGCCCAGTTAAAGAAAAGAGGCAATTCTACGACAAATGACAGCGTACCCTGTTGACGGCGTACCCTGATGACGGCGTACCCTGATGACAGCGTACCCTGATGACGGCGTACCCTGTTGACGGCGTACCCTGATGACGGCGTACCCTGATGACGGCGTACCCTGATGACGGCGTACCCTGATGACGGCGTACCCTGATGACGGCGTACCCTGTTGACATTGACAAACAGATCAATAAAGACAACTTCGTCCAGACACTATTAGAATATAAACTTCAGGAAATGATTGTCCAAAAACAAACTTTTAAGTGGCTGTAGGTAGGTTTCCACCCAAATGGTAATGAtaccaaagctgtcatcaaggcaaagggtggctactttgaagaatctcaaatatatttgaatttgttgaacattttttgggttactacatgattccatatgtgttatttcatagtttatgtatttgtttttattctacaatgtagaaaatagttttaaagaaaaaccctggaatgagtagaacttttgactggtactgtatattaaacaGGAACATCTAAATATTCTGCACTGGGCCTTGAAGCACTTGAAGAATGTCCTACATCGCACTCAGTTCGTGCCAAGTTTCCACGTCACTCTTATTTCTGCCTGGACTCCTCTACTCCAGATGTTTCTGGGTCTCCCTGTTTCTTTCTGCCTGGACTCCTCTACTCCAGATGTTTCTGGGTCTGTTTCTTTCTGCCTGGACTCCTCTACTCCAGATGTTTCTgggtctccctctgtttctttccgCTGGGGGTTCCATTTCAGGCACGTGATGCTGAAGGACAATTCTGAAAGGGTGTGTCCAATCCAACTCCACGTTCCTCTTTAGGAGGATCTCGAACATCTGGACTGAGAAAGAAAAACACATGGACAAAAACTGGACAGGAACTcactgacacacaaacactgtaCTTCATCTTTATTATTCTGATAATCCTCACGGATAAAGTCGAGACAGACGGGACAAGCGGAAACATGTGGTTGGATAATAACATGTTCAGGTCTGATTGTGGCTTTACACTTTGGATTTAAAACAAACAGAAGGCACTTAAAACAGAAGACGATCAAGTTGTCTCAGACACAGATCTAAGATCAGTTACACATCATCCAATCCTATGGGGATGGGAACGAAAACAAACCTGACCCTAGATCAGTGTCCAAAGGTAACTTCATCCTCCTCGCACATAAACATGAAAAAGCAAAGGCACTTAAGGAGGGGCGGGACTAGGGCAAGAGAGGGATCACTTATTGGGCAGAGCATGTTTTGACTGACAGGGGGACATGGTTTTATTGAGCCAGAGCTGAATCAAAACATTTCAGAATGTTTAGAAAAGGGGGACATTCAGCTGAACCGATTTATAGATAAATACATTATatttctaccccccccccccacctgttAATGAGTCCCTCCGTCACCTAGGTAACCATTCCCATGCCAACAATAGAGCGAAAgacagggggaaaaaaacaaaaactgcaATAAGAAAAACAACTTTTGGTGTGTCTTCTTTAGCACATCTATAACTATCATAAAGTAAAATATGATTCTTAACACAGTTCATCAGTTATACCATTATGGGACTGTTCGTCTGTATGTAAAGGATCAATATCTATACGGTATACTATGTTATCTGTGAGTATGATtctcattaccacacacacacacacacactttggccATGTGCCCTTCAGAAATAATTGGGTTTTTGATATTTGGACCGTTCTCCATACTGAAGTCATCGGCTATCAGTTAAGTTCAACAAAAAACATACAGGGAATGACTGGCACACGGGGGGAATGTGACTGGCACACGGGGGGAATGTGACTGGCACACGGGGAATGTGACTGGCACACGGGGGAATGTGACTGGCACTTGCACGGGGGGAATGTGACTGGCACACGGGGGAATGTGACTGGCACACGGGGGAATGTGACTGGCACACTGGGGGGAATGTGACTGGCACACGGGGGGATGACTGGCACACGGGGGGGATGGCACACGGGGGAATGTGGGGAATGTGACTGGCACACGGGGGGAATGTGACTGGCACACGGGGGGGAATGTGACTGGCACACGGGGGGGAATGTGACTGGCACACGGGGGGAAATGTGACTGGCACACGGGGGGGAATGTGACTGGCACACGGGGGGAATGTGACTGGCACACGGGGGGGAATGTGACTGGCACACGGGGGGGAATGTGACT
It includes:
- the LOC115123049 gene encoding G-protein coupled receptor 3-like, with amino-acid sequence MTQNDSDVWFEESSGSGMSSPLSLLDQSDPTAVPEASPLSLWGVALCVSGTLIVSENAIVVAAILATPSLRAPVFLLLASLALADLLAGVALILHFLFLFCVEPTDWSELMTSGLLATSLTASLLSLMGVALDRYLSLSQALTYGSRHSRRCAAGLLALVWLGSCLIGSGPVLGWHCLNDITSCSVARPLTRTYLSLLCGSFLLVVMVTLQLYTGICRVARRHAHAIATQRHFLPDDQSYASKHGGRGKGLSRLLLVLGVFVSCWTPFALYGLLGDASSSPLYTYATLVPAAGNSLLNPLLYSLRNRDIRLVLLHACCPHRHNTHRPVDV